GCGAGCAATTGAACTCATTCCCTTGTCCGTTTTTAAATATCTGAGAAAACTAGACTTTAATTTTTCTACAATTTCATTGTAAATAGCGAAGAGCCCTCTTTTTCATTGTGAATGAAACGATAAAATTTGGAATGATGAATCTTCTAATAAAATGGTTGTACACAGCAATCCTTCTGCGCCTATTCTCTAGAGAATTTCTCCGTTTTTTCCTACGATCAGTCAACATCAGCTTTTATGATCCCAGTGTAAACGTGCGAAATTCGTCCACCGATGGACAAGGCACTTCCGCATTTGTTCTTGCGACTAAATTAGATAGCCCATTTTTTTCACTTGGAAAGTGAGTTCTTCACGGAAGTTTGGATGAGCAATTCGGATTAATTCTTTTGTTCGCTCGCGAATCGTTTTTCCACGTAATCTAGCAATTCCATATTCTGTCACGATATAATCGACATCATTTTTCGACGTTGTCACTGGAGTTCCCCCATTTAAGACGGGTACGATTCTTGAAATCGTATCTTTTTTCGCGGTAGAGTGTAGGCATAGCACGGCTCTTCCAGCTTTGGATAAACGGGATCCAATTTGAAATTCAGCTTGTCCACCAGACCCTGACCAGTAGAAATTCCCCATCATTTCGGAGTTACATTGCCCAAGAAAGTCTACTTCAACTGTGGCATTGATGGTGACAAGGCTTTCATACCCAGCTAAATGACACACATCATTTGTAATCGTTACAGGGAGCATGCAGACAGCTTCATTTCGGTCTAGAAAATTGTATAGACGCTTTGAACCGAAAGCAAAGGTTGCCGTTAATTTTCCTTTGTAGGCGTGTTTCTTTTCGTTTGTTACGGCGCCGCTTTCATATAAATCTAGTACTTTATCAGGAATCATTTCAGTATGAATACTCAAATGTTTGTGATCAACTAAATTTTCCATAATGGCATTTGGTACAGACCCGTAGCCGATTTGGAGAGTATCTCCATCATGGATGAGTTCAGCCACGTAGCTGCCGATTGTCCGGTCTTTGTCCGTTACTTTCGGAGGGGGAGCTTCAGGTAAAGGTTGGTTATTCTCAATTAAAGCGGTTACATTTGAAATATGAATTTTATTTTCCCCATAAGTTCTAGGCATATATTCATTAACTTCAAGCAGAACTGTTTTTGCTTGGTCAATCATTTCAACTGTATAATCACAATTGGTTCCTAATGAAAAATATCCTTCTTCATCCATTGGAGATACAACAGCCATGATCACTTGATTACT
The sequence above is drawn from the Oikeobacillus pervagus genome and encodes:
- a CDS encoding acetyl-CoA hydrolase/transferase family protein gives rise to the protein MDWIRQYQDKRMSAQDAVSLIEPGDDIITPILVAEPPTLMKALETHMGLRGNRLFQMFTPREIISVPRERLQIISMFMGAYERKAFNEGKIDLLPNHFSDVPKLLKQFTSNQVIMAVVSPMDEEGYFSLGTNCDYTVEMIDQAKTVLLEVNEYMPRTYGENKIHISNVTALIENNQPLPEAPPPKVTDKDRTIGSYVAELIHDGDTLQIGYGSVPNAIMENLVDHKHLSIHTEMIPDKVLDLYESGAVTNEKKHAYKGKLTATFAFGSKRLYNFLDRNEAVCMLPVTITNDVCHLAGYESLVTINATVEVDFLGQCNSEMMGNFYWSGSGGQAEFQIGSRLSKAGRAVLCLHSTAKKDTISRIVPVLNGGTPVTTSKNDVDYIVTEYGIARLRGKTIRERTKELIRIAHPNFREELTFQVKKMGYLI